A genomic window from Streptomyces sp. HUAS YS2 includes:
- a CDS encoding thiamine-phosphate kinase, whose protein sequence is MKGTVGELGEFGLIKELTSRLTATPAVRIGPGDDAAVVSAPDRRVVASTDILLEGRHFRRDWSTAYDVGRKAAAQNLADIAAMGAVPTALLLGLVVPAELPVTWPVELMDGLRDECQVAGAAVVGGDVVRGDTITVSITALGDLRNHEPVTRGGAQPGDVVAYTGWLGWSAAGYAVLSRGFRSPRAFVEAHRRPEPPYHAGPAAAGLGATAMCDVSDGLIADLGHIAEASKVRIDLRAGLIDIPTQMNDIGQAVGVDPLQWVLTGGEDHAMVATFPPDVKLPARWKVIGEVLNPSALPQVTVDGAPWHAKGGWDHFGETE, encoded by the coding sequence GTGAAGGGCACAGTCGGCGAGTTGGGGGAGTTCGGGCTCATCAAGGAGCTCACCTCCCGGCTCACCGCCACCCCGGCGGTACGGATCGGACCCGGCGACGACGCCGCGGTCGTCTCCGCACCCGACCGGCGCGTGGTGGCCAGCACGGACATCCTGCTCGAAGGACGTCACTTCCGCCGCGACTGGTCGACGGCGTACGACGTGGGCCGCAAGGCCGCGGCGCAGAACCTCGCCGACATCGCCGCGATGGGCGCCGTGCCGACGGCGCTGCTGCTCGGGCTCGTCGTCCCGGCCGAACTGCCGGTGACCTGGCCGGTCGAGCTGATGGACGGGCTGCGGGACGAATGCCAGGTCGCGGGCGCGGCGGTGGTGGGCGGCGACGTCGTACGGGGCGACACGATCACCGTGTCGATCACCGCGCTCGGCGACCTGCGCAACCACGAGCCCGTCACGCGCGGCGGCGCGCAGCCCGGCGACGTCGTCGCGTACACCGGCTGGCTCGGCTGGTCCGCCGCGGGGTACGCGGTGCTCTCGCGGGGCTTCCGGTCGCCGAGGGCCTTCGTCGAGGCCCACCGTCGGCCCGAACCCCCGTACCACGCCGGCCCCGCCGCCGCCGGGCTCGGCGCGACCGCCATGTGCGACGTCAGCGACGGGCTCATCGCCGATCTCGGGCACATCGCCGAGGCCAGCAAGGTCCGGATCGATCTCCGGGCCGGACTGATCGACATCCCCACGCAGATGAACGACATCGGGCAGGCGGTGGGTGTCGACCCGCTGCAGTGGGTGCTCACCGGCGGCGAGGACCACGCCATGGTGGCCACCTTCCCGCCGGACGTGAAGCTGCCGGCGCGGTGGAAGGTGATCGGTGAGGTGCTGAACCCGTCCGCGCTGCCGCAGGTGACGGTGGACGGGGCGCCCTGGCACGCGAAGGGCGGCTGGGACCACTTCGGGGAGACGGAGTGA
- a CDS encoding DUF3515 domain-containing protein, with translation MTSHRPFGLPAAALLLLAVVGCSSTDAAAPVPVPSPPAEEAAFCRALHEELPKTLSGFDRNDPEPESDLTAGWGNGAIVLRCGVPRPEKMSDPQAQGLEVNGVGWMLEVRDSDGPRFTSTYRKAYVEVSLDERFAHDTGPLTGLAGPVARAVPKSL, from the coding sequence ATGACTTCCCACCGGCCCTTCGGTCTGCCCGCCGCCGCCCTGCTGCTGCTGGCCGTGGTGGGCTGCTCCTCCACGGACGCGGCCGCGCCGGTCCCGGTTCCGAGCCCGCCGGCCGAGGAGGCCGCCTTCTGCCGTGCGCTGCACGAGGAGCTTCCGAAGACCCTGTCGGGGTTCGACCGGAACGATCCGGAACCGGAGTCCGATCTGACCGCCGGGTGGGGGAACGGGGCGATCGTACTGCGCTGCGGGGTCCCCCGGCCCGAAAAGATGAGCGATCCACAGGCGCAGGGCCTGGAGGTCAACGGCGTGGGCTGGATGCTGGAGGTCCGGGACTCGGACGGACCCCGCTTCACCTCGACGTACCGCAAGGCGTACGTCGAGGTGTCGCTGGACGAGCGGTTCGCGCACGACACGGGCCCGCTGACGGGTCTGGCGGGCCCGGTCGCCCGGGCGGTCCCGAAGAGCCTCTGA
- a CDS encoding Lrp/AsnC ligand binding domain-containing protein, translated as MVQAYILIQTEVGKASLVAAAISEIPGVIQAEDVTGPYDVIVRAQADTVDELGRMVVAKVQQVEGITRTLTCPIVHL; from the coding sequence GTGGTACAGGCGTACATCCTCATCCAGACCGAGGTGGGCAAGGCGTCGCTCGTCGCCGCAGCCATCTCCGAGATCCCGGGGGTGATCCAGGCCGAGGACGTGACGGGGCCGTACGACGTGATCGTCCGTGCCCAGGCGGACACGGTCGACGAACTCGGCCGGATGGTGGTGGCCAAGGTCCAGCAGGTGGAGGGGATCACCCGTACCCTGACCTGTCCGATCGTGCATCTGTAG
- the thiD gene encoding bifunctional hydroxymethylpyrimidine kinase/phosphomethylpyrimidine kinase, producing the protein MNALPSQPAQAAQPSRPPLVLTVAGSDSGGGAGIQADLKTMLALGVHGMSVITAITAQNSLGVQGAWELPEEAVRAQYRAVVDDIGVQAVKTGMLASAALVETVAELLTGTPGVPVVVDPVGVSKHGDPLLAASALDSVRTKLLPLATVATPNLDEVTQLTGVVVEDEAGMRRAAEAVLEYGPRWALIKGGHLPGAFAEVVDLLTDGTEEHWLYAPRYDNRHTHGTGCTLASAVASGLAKGLPVVEAVREAKAYVTGAIADGFALGAGIGPVDHGWRFRG; encoded by the coding sequence GTGAACGCCCTGCCCTCCCAGCCCGCCCAGGCCGCCCAGCCCTCCCGGCCCCCGCTCGTGCTCACCGTCGCCGGGTCCGACTCCGGCGGCGGGGCCGGGATCCAGGCCGACCTCAAGACCATGCTCGCCCTGGGCGTCCACGGCATGAGCGTGATCACCGCGATCACCGCCCAGAACTCGCTGGGCGTCCAGGGGGCCTGGGAACTGCCCGAGGAGGCCGTACGGGCCCAGTACCGGGCCGTCGTCGACGACATCGGCGTCCAGGCGGTCAAGACCGGCATGCTGGCCTCGGCCGCGCTCGTGGAGACCGTGGCCGAGCTGCTCACGGGCACGCCCGGCGTGCCCGTGGTCGTCGACCCGGTCGGCGTCTCCAAGCACGGCGACCCGCTGCTCGCCGCCTCCGCGCTGGACTCGGTGCGGACGAAGCTGCTGCCCCTCGCCACCGTCGCCACCCCGAACCTCGACGAGGTGACGCAGCTCACGGGGGTGGTGGTGGAGGACGAGGCCGGGATGCGGCGGGCCGCCGAGGCGGTGCTGGAGTACGGGCCGCGCTGGGCGCTGATCAAGGGCGGACATCTGCCCGGCGCGTTCGCGGAGGTCGTGGACCTGCTCACCGACGGCACCGAGGAGCACTGGCTGTACGCGCCCCGCTACGACAATCGGCACACCCACGGGACGGGCTGCACGCTCGCCTCCGCGGTCGCCTCCGGGCTCGCCAAGGGGCTGCCGGTGGTCGAGGCGGTACGGGAGGCCAAGGCATACGTGACCGGCGCCATCGCGGACGGGTTCGCGCTGGGGGCCGGGATCGGGCCGGTCGATCACGGGTGGCGGTTCCGCGGCTAG